A window of the Campylobacteraceae bacterium genome harbors these coding sequences:
- a CDS encoding primosomal protein N', translated as MNYYEVALLKSPLSPLTYQCEKTLNLGIKVEVKLRNRKILSPGVIVKVVSKPSFKCVDIKEITSFYYDEKMLEISSFISMYYVSSLGEALSLYNPFDKNISNTDQNNVFDSKITLSKEQEKAYDFCQKKQQALLFANTGSGKTEIYIKSIEKHLNNNKQAVLLMPEISLTPQMQKRLENAFGSSVAIWHSKVSKKRKTQIIEGLLEGSIKLIAGARSSLFLPFSNLACIIVDEEHDESYKADSKPRYNLKDLCIYIAKKHNIQAIFGSATPSLSSFHKLPFVRLTQTFYESRKNYYFDEEEGLSTNIINKIHDTLEQKNQVIVFLPTRANYKYQVCMSCGKGVECPFCSVSMSLHKFDKALKCHYCGYAQKIPDTCPSCKNGIITNLRVGTAQIEEELKEIFPSKNIKRFDRDVIKTDKKLRAVLDEFNKEEIDILVGTQMLSKGHDYHNVKLAVIFGIDSVLNMNSYKARERALSLLIQIAGRSGRKGEGDIIVQSKNAHFFQHHLENIDYEDFLKEELEVREDFYPPFLKMAKVIFASSNGLKAQDEMHANARFFKNMQDLEVVGFGPCVIERIANKYRFEIILRSVKVKVLLNALHSINSNIVSIDMDTIS; from the coding sequence ATGAATTATTATGAAGTAGCCTTATTAAAATCCCCCTTATCTCCACTTACGTACCAATGCGAAAAAACATTAAACTTAGGAATCAAAGTAGAAGTAAAACTTCGTAATAGAAAAATACTAAGTCCTGGTGTTATTGTGAAAGTTGTCTCTAAACCTTCTTTTAAATGCGTGGATATCAAAGAAATAACTTCTTTTTATTACGATGAAAAGATGTTGGAAATATCTTCTTTTATTTCTATGTATTATGTCTCTTCTTTGGGAGAAGCTCTTTCTTTATATAACCCTTTTGATAAAAATATTTCAAATACAGATCAAAACAATGTTTTTGATTCTAAGATTACTTTATCAAAGGAACAAGAAAAAGCCTATGATTTTTGCCAAAAAAAACAACAAGCTTTGTTATTTGCAAATACAGGTTCTGGAAAAACTGAAATTTATATAAAGAGTATCGAAAAACATTTAAACAATAATAAACAAGCCGTGTTATTAATGCCTGAAATCTCACTAACCCCTCAAATGCAAAAACGCTTAGAAAATGCGTTTGGATCTTCTGTTGCTATTTGGCATTCAAAAGTAAGCAAAAAAAGAAAAACGCAAATCATTGAAGGTTTATTAGAGGGCAGTATTAAATTAATTGCAGGTGCACGGTCATCTTTGTTTTTACCTTTTTCTAATTTGGCTTGTATCATTGTGGATGAAGAACACGATGAATCCTATAAAGCGGATTCTAAACCGCGATATAACTTAAAAGATTTGTGTATTTATATAGCTAAAAAACACAATATTCAAGCTATTTTTGGCTCTGCAACGCCATCTTTGTCTTCTTTTCATAAATTGCCTTTTGTAAGACTTACCCAAACATTCTATGAAAGCCGTAAAAACTATTATTTTGATGAAGAAGAAGGTTTATCTACTAATATTATTAATAAAATACATGATACTTTGGAGCAGAAAAATCAAGTCATTGTTTTTTTGCCTACGCGTGCTAATTATAAATACCAAGTATGTATGAGCTGTGGAAAAGGTGTTGAGTGTCCTTTTTGTTCTGTTTCTATGAGTTTACATAAATTTGACAAAGCCTTAAAATGCCATTATTGTGGGTATGCTCAAAAGATTCCTGATACTTGCCCCTCTTGTAAAAATGGAATAATTACTAATTTAAGAGTGGGTACAGCACAAATAGAAGAAGAATTAAAAGAAATTTTTCCAAGTAAGAACATAAAACGTTTTGATCGAGATGTTATAAAAACAGATAAAAAACTAAGAGCCGTTTTGGATGAATTTAACAAAGAAGAGATTGATATTTTAGTGGGAACTCAAATGTTATCAAAAGGCCATGATTATCACAATGTTAAACTGGCTGTTATTTTTGGTATTGATTCTGTATTGAATATGAATTCTTATAAAGCACGTGAACGTGCTTTGTCTTTGTTAATACAAATAGCTGGACGAAGTGGAAGAAAAGGCGAGGGGGATATAATTGTGCAAAGTAAAAATGCCCATTTTTTCCAACATCACTTAGAAAATATTGATTATGAAGATTTTTTGAAAGAAGAATTAGAAGTAAGAGAAGATTTTTATCCTCCTTTTTTAAAAATGGCAAAAGTGATTTTTGCATCAAGTAATGGATTAAAAGCACAAGATGAAATGCATGCTAATGCAAGGTTTTTCAAAAACATGCAAGACTTAGAAGTCGTTGGTTTTGGACCTTGCGTAATTGAGAGAATCGCAAATAAATACCGTTTTGAAATAATTTTACGCTCTGTAAAAGTAAAAGTGCTTTTAAATGCTTTACACAGTATAAACTCAAATATTGTTAGCATTGATATGGATACAATCTCATAA
- a CDS encoding tetrahydrodipicolinate N-succinyltransferase N-terminal domain-containing protein — MIYTQKEFKELVISIKAEAWYKDPIGFGITRIDRGQLNTSKILQATYPVVNWNENQGSAAIFLKALKDSGIEINTSESELVCSLSDNFLTSCIEAFRPFIPDAKGDAHKNVQVISQLASLPIDAGMTPDDYKVVFIFEDAAVKSVETAYLKLYALSSGKAPLRSLNLDGVFGQLHNCAWVGNEPIELDWLRENEISLKLTGRYPEISFVDKFPRLLSHVILADNTRILETSKVRFGAQVAPGTTVMPGASYINFNAGTLGSVMVEGRISSSAIVGAGSDVGGGASILGVLSGTDGIPVSIGENTLLGANSCTGTAIGDSCILDAGITILPGTKITLSAKAVTAIAEINPGKEIKEVMKGMDFLGVNGVHFRVNSSTGQTIAMRSTREVKLNADLH, encoded by the coding sequence ATGATTTATACACAAAAAGAATTTAAAGAATTAGTTATAAGTATTAAAGCAGAGGCTTGGTATAAAGACCCAATTGGTTTTGGTATTACACGAATTGACAGAGGCCAACTAAATACTTCTAAAATCTTACAAGCAACGTACCCTGTGGTTAACTGGAACGAAAACCAAGGAAGTGCAGCTATATTTTTAAAAGCGCTTAAAGATTCAGGTATTGAAATAAATACAAGTGAATCTGAATTGGTTTGTTCTTTAAGTGATAATTTTTTAACTTCTTGTATTGAAGCATTTAGACCCTTTATTCCTGATGCTAAAGGAGATGCTCACAAAAATGTACAAGTTATCTCTCAATTGGCTTCTTTACCTATAGATGCTGGTATGACACCTGATGATTATAAAGTGGTATTTATTTTTGAAGACGCTGCTGTTAAAAGTGTAGAAACTGCATACTTAAAATTATATGCATTATCAAGTGGAAAAGCACCTTTACGTTCATTAAACCTTGATGGTGTTTTTGGTCAATTACACAATTGTGCATGGGTTGGAAATGAGCCTATTGAATTAGATTGGTTAAGAGAAAATGAAATTTCATTAAAATTAACAGGAAGATATCCAGAAATTTCTTTTGTTGATAAATTTCCAAGATTATTATCTCATGTAATTTTAGCAGATAATACAAGAATCCTAGAAACTTCAAAAGTTAGATTTGGAGCACAAGTTGCACCAGGAACAACTGTAATGCCAGGAGCTTCTTATATTAACTTTAATGCAGGAACTCTTGGTTCTGTTATGGTTGAGGGAAGAATTTCTTCTTCTGCTATTGTTGGAGCTGGTTCTGATGTTGGAGGAGGAGCTTCTATTTTAGGTGTTCTTTCAGGAACAGATGGTATTCCTGTTTCAATTGGTGAAAATACACTACTTGGAGCTAATTCTTGTACAGGTACAGCTATTGGTGATTCTTGTATCTTAGATGCAGGTATTACAATCTTACCAGGTACTAAAATTACTTTAAGTGCAAAAGCAGTAACTGCAATTGCAGAAATTAATCCTGGTAAAGAGATTAAAGAAGTAATGAAAGGAATGGACTTTTTAGGTGTTAATGGAGTACATTTCAGAGTTAATTCAAGTACAGGGCAAACTATTGCTATGAGATCTACAAGAGAAGTTAAACTAAACGCAGACCTACACTAA
- a CDS encoding NAAT family transporter, which produces MLPLNEYVQIAIGIMTIFSPFAAIPIFVTLTSNHSIEEKNQTAKTAAFAAGIAGLVSVFIGQYILLFFGISISSFKIAGGILLLLMAINMLNAKVPKAKSTKPERKEAKKKSVNISEIAVVPLAIPLIAGPGAISTIIIYSQKVNSFSHLLMMGLIIVLISVYIFVMLRMATYISKKLGITGINIISRVMGLILASISIEFITSGLLSVFPVLGLNSL; this is translated from the coding sequence ATGTTGCCATTAAATGAATATGTTCAAATAGCCATTGGTATTATGACTATTTTCTCTCCCTTTGCTGCTATTCCTATTTTTGTAACACTAACATCAAATCACAGCATAGAAGAAAAAAATCAAACTGCAAAAACAGCAGCATTTGCAGCAGGAATTGCGGGTTTAGTATCTGTTTTTATAGGCCAGTATATTTTATTGTTTTTTGGTATTTCTATTTCTTCTTTTAAAATAGCAGGTGGAATTCTATTATTATTAATGGCAATTAATATGTTAAATGCAAAAGTGCCTAAAGCAAAAAGCACCAAACCTGAACGAAAAGAAGCTAAAAAAAAGAGTGTTAATATCAGTGAAATTGCAGTCGTACCTTTAGCTATTCCATTAATAGCAGGTCCTGGTGCTATTTCTACTATTATTATTTATTCCCAAAAAGTAAATTCTTTCTCTCATTTATTAATGATGGGACTTATTATTGTATTAATTTCTGTGTATATCTTTGTAATGCTTAGGATGGCTACGTATATTAGTAAAAAACTAGGAATTACTGGCATAAATATTATATCGCGTGTTATGGGGCTTATTCTTGCTTCTATTTCTATTGAATTTATTACTTCTGGTTTATTAAGTGTTTTTCCTGTTTTGGGTTTAAATTCTTTATAA
- a CDS encoding ABC transporter ATP-binding protein, whose translation MLKVKNLEVFYGLIRAVKSINFEVKKGQIVSLIGSNGAGKTSTLQAIVNDVKRKGELTYDGNNISKMLTHKIIQGGIALVPEGRRVFINLTIEENLRMGAFNNDKNYNVLKEKMYKMFTRLDQKRHDLAGTMSGGEQQMLAIARALMSSPKLLMLDEPSLGLAPKIIGELFQIIQDLRDEGITILLVEQNAFAALEISDYAYVLENGEIALEDIAANLISSDEIRKKYLGA comes from the coding sequence ATGCTTAAGGTAAAAAATTTAGAAGTATTTTATGGGCTTATTCGCGCTGTAAAAAGTATTAATTTTGAAGTAAAAAAAGGACAAATTGTTTCTTTAATTGGTTCAAATGGAGCGGGGAAAACATCAACATTACAAGCTATTGTAAATGATGTTAAAAGAAAAGGTGAATTAACATATGATGGAAATAATATTTCCAAAATGTTAACGCACAAAATTATTCAAGGTGGAATTGCACTGGTTCCAGAAGGAAGAAGGGTTTTTATTAATTTAACGATTGAAGAAAACTTACGAATGGGTGCTTTTAACAACGATAAAAACTACAATGTTTTAAAAGAAAAAATGTATAAAATGTTTACACGTTTGGATCAAAAAAGACATGATTTAGCTGGTACTATGAGTGGAGGTGAGCAACAAATGCTTGCAATCGCACGTGCACTTATGTCAAGCCCAAAACTGCTTATGTTAGATGAACCCTCATTAGGACTTGCTCCTAAAATTATTGGTGAATTATTTCAAATTATTCAAGACTTAAGAGATGAAGGTATTACTATTTTATTAGTAGAACAAAATGCTTTCGCTGCTTTAGAAATTTCAGATTATGCTTATGTACTTGAAAATGGTGAAATTGCTTTAGAAGATATAGCTGCTAATCTTATTTCTTCTGATGAAATTAGAAAAAAATACTTAGGCGCATAA
- a CDS encoding TerB family tellurite resistance protein produces MLLMKLESSQKFAFLQLAHYLARADGFYVEAEEHIILEYCTEMGVENSEIFDLNEFDLEYTLSKFKSKKSQKIVVLELMILVHSDNHFDIKEVDLLAKIMDAFEMHYDEIKHFSSWGKAVSALHEQALNLID; encoded by the coding sequence ATGTTATTGATGAAATTAGAAAGTTCCCAAAAATTCGCTTTTTTACAATTGGCACATTATTTAGCAAGAGCAGATGGTTTTTATGTGGAAGCAGAAGAACATATTATTTTAGAATATTGTACAGAAATGGGTGTTGAAAATTCAGAAATTTTTGATTTAAATGAATTTGATTTAGAATATACTCTTAGTAAATTTAAAAGTAAAAAATCACAAAAAATTGTTGTTTTAGAATTAATGATTTTAGTACACAGTGACAATCATTTTGATATAAAAGAAGTTGATTTACTTGCTAAAATTATGGATGCATTTGAAATGCATTACGATGAAATCAAACATTTTTCATCTTGGGGTAAAGCAGTTTCTGCCTTGCATGAACAAGCATTAAATTTAATAGATTAA
- a CDS encoding linear amide C-N hydrolase has protein sequence MCTTFKLQNSEKITLAQGYDFYYGHGLVIVNKRGIKKVALCDSLTKQNLYDDSLKTPRWISKYGSITFNQFAREIPTCGMNEAGLAIASMWHDTEDYNKSKADNSITELQWIQYQLDCYTTVNEVIDNLSELSVKVEMYPMHYNICDRKGNNAIIEFKNGKLYAYHSFENYACSNAGIEDSIKHAQKHQGIDSKDISIDEPILDRASKAFHMTKEFNDSKDSKDAISNSFNILDAVSLQVGFKALFKWIGKRIPPSQTFWQIVFDLSESKIHFKTKGNRRIRSINISEFDYSNKSDVKVLDIEGDFESDITKMFHSYKRSDNDRIVKKTFKPMKDEVPESEQEELIDFPEFLKPVSI, from the coding sequence ATGTGCACTACATTTAAACTTCAGAACTCAGAAAAAATAACATTGGCTCAGGGTTACGATTTTTACTATGGGCATGGTTTAGTTATAGTCAATAAACGAGGCATTAAAAAAGTAGCATTGTGCGATTCGCTAACCAAACAAAATCTTTATGATGACTCTCTAAAAACACCACGATGGATTTCTAAGTATGGAAGTATCACTTTCAATCAGTTTGCTCGAGAAATTCCTACTTGTGGCATGAATGAAGCCGGACTGGCAATTGCATCGATGTGGCATGACACCGAAGATTATAATAAAAGCAAAGCTGATAATAGCATCACTGAGCTTCAATGGATTCAGTATCAATTAGATTGTTATACAACTGTTAATGAAGTTATTGATAACCTTTCTGAGCTGAGTGTTAAAGTTGAAATGTATCCTATGCATTACAATATATGCGATAGAAAAGGCAATAATGCTATTATTGAGTTCAAAAATGGTAAATTATACGCTTATCATTCTTTTGAAAATTATGCTTGTAGTAATGCTGGTATAGAAGATTCAATAAAACACGCTCAAAAACACCAAGGGATAGACTCTAAGGATATTTCTATAGATGAACCAATACTTGATAGAGCCTCAAAAGCATTTCATATGACTAAAGAATTCAATGATTCGAAAGACAGCAAAGATGCAATAAGTAATTCATTCAATATATTGGATGCTGTTAGTCTCCAAGTAGGATTTAAGGCATTATTTAAATGGATTGGAAAAAGGATTCCACCAAGCCAAACATTTTGGCAAATAGTTTTTGACTTGAGTGAGTCAAAAATACATTTCAAGACTAAGGGAAATAGAAGAATAAGGTCGATAAATATTTCCGAGTTTGATTATTCTAATAAATCAGATGTAAAAGTATTGGATATAGAAGGTGATTTTGAATCAGATATAACAAAGATGTTCCATAGCTACAAAAGGTCTGATAACGATAGAATTGTTAAGAAAACCTTTAAGCCTATGAAGGATGAAGTTCCAGAGTCAGAACAAGAAGAACTTATCGATTTTCCCGAGTTTTTAAAACCGGTGAGTATATAA
- a CDS encoding branched-chain amino acid ABC transporter permease has product MKEKIFTRERLISLSIIITAMWFINFAQTNFDEYTIRILNNVAIFIILAVSYNLINGITGQFSLEPNGFIAIGAYVTAILTVDADGMLYQYDIEDPYPWILALQSDFGFALFCSGTISALLALSLAFPVFRVRGDYLAIVTLGFGFIIRILAINSPEITNGSLGINDIPEASNLYWTGGLAIASVLGITNIIYSKFGRAMKAVRDDEDAATAMGINTFKIKTMAFTTSAFFEGVGGGLLAALLTSISPDLFSFFLTFQLLIIIVLGGLGSTTGAIIGTVFVMAGLEYARFLDEPMNLFGFETEAMPGMRMVVFSLILIFVMLFAREGFMGKREFTDLFKKKKAKK; this is encoded by the coding sequence ATGAAAGAAAAAATCTTTACAAGAGAGAGGCTTATTAGCCTTTCAATTATTATTACTGCTATGTGGTTTATTAATTTTGCACAAACAAATTTTGATGAATATACGATTCGAATTTTAAACAATGTAGCTATTTTTATTATTTTAGCTGTTTCATATAACTTAATTAATGGAATTACTGGGCAGTTTTCGCTGGAACCCAATGGTTTTATTGCCATTGGAGCGTATGTTACTGCTATTTTAACTGTAGATGCGGATGGAATGTTGTATCAATACGATATTGAAGATCCTTATCCTTGGATTCTAGCTTTACAAAGTGATTTCGGTTTTGCTTTATTTTGTTCGGGAACGATATCAGCGCTCTTAGCCTTGTCTTTAGCTTTTCCTGTATTTAGAGTACGTGGAGATTATTTGGCTATTGTTACTTTAGGTTTTGGTTTTATTATTAGAATTTTAGCTATTAATTCTCCTGAGATTACCAATGGCTCTTTGGGAATTAATGATATTCCTGAAGCTTCAAATCTTTATTGGACAGGCGGTTTAGCTATTGCCTCTGTTTTAGGTATTACTAATATTATATATTCTAAATTTGGTCGTGCTATGAAAGCTGTACGAGATGATGAAGATGCAGCTACTGCTATGGGAATTAATACGTTTAAAATTAAAACAATGGCGTTTACAACATCAGCCTTTTTTGAAGGTGTTGGTGGTGGATTATTGGCGGCTTTATTAACCTCGATTTCGCCCGATTTATTCTCATTTTTCTTAACGTTCCAACTTTTAATTATTATTGTATTAGGTGGATTAGGAAGTACAACTGGTGCTATTATTGGTACTGTTTTTGTAATGGCAGGATTAGAGTATGCAAGGTTCTTAGATGAACCAATGAACTTATTTGGTTTTGAAACAGAAGCAATGCCAGGTATGAGAATGGTTGTATTCTCACTTATTCTTATTTTTGTAATGTTATTTGCAAGAGAAGGTTTTATGGGAAAAAGAGAATTTACGGATTTATTCAAAAAGAAAAAGGCTAAAAAATGA
- a CDS encoding ABC transporter ATP-binding protein, producing MILEVSNVTKKFGGVTAIKDTSFTVNSKEIFGLIGPNGAGKTTMFNIITGNYEPTEGSIKFHGQIINGMKPYKIVHRGIARTFQNIRLFTSMTVLDNVLIGFDYQAVYTYLESIFRLPRFFKEEKRIKARAMEILEILDIAQYADELATSLSYGQQRKVEIARALAANPQLLLLDEPAAGMNPIETHELAELFFKIRDEFDITILLIEHDMKFVNKLCDRVMVLDYGKTIFTGHIKDAIKDEEVIKAYLGDFKHA from the coding sequence ATGATATTAGAAGTATCAAATGTAACGAAAAAATTTGGTGGAGTTACTGCCATTAAAGATACTTCTTTTACAGTTAATTCAAAAGAAATCTTTGGTCTTATTGGTCCTAATGGGGCTGGTAAAACTACTATGTTTAATATTATTACTGGAAATTATGAACCCACAGAAGGAAGTATTAAATTTCACGGGCAAATAATTAATGGAATGAAACCTTATAAAATTGTTCACAGAGGAATTGCAAGAACCTTCCAAAATATTCGTTTGTTTACTTCAATGACTGTTTTAGACAATGTATTAATTGGGTTTGATTATCAAGCGGTTTATACCTATCTTGAGTCTATTTTTAGATTGCCACGATTTTTTAAAGAAGAAAAAAGAATTAAAGCAAGAGCTATGGAAATTCTGGAAATTTTAGATATTGCACAGTATGCGGATGAATTAGCCACTTCTTTATCTTATGGACAACAAAGAAAAGTAGAAATAGCACGAGCCTTAGCAGCTAATCCACAGCTTTTATTATTGGATGAACCAGCTGCTGGTATGAATCCTATTGAAACACATGAACTGGCTGAATTATTTTTTAAAATAAGAGATGAGTTTGATATTACTATTTTATTAATTGAACATGATATGAAGTTTGTAAATAAATTATGTGATAGAGTTATGGTACTTGATTATGGTAAAACTATTTTTACAGGACATATAAAAGATGCTATTAAAGATGAAGAAGTAATTAAAGCCTATCTTGGAGATTTTAAACATGCTTAA